A single window of Candidatus Cloacimonadota bacterium DNA harbors:
- a CDS encoding NTP transferase domain-containing protein produces MIVVIMAGGIGTRFWPLSTKEMPKQFLKILGEGSMIQQTVDRILPLVKPENVYVVTNESQITLVHEHLPKLPAENIIAEPMGRNTAACIGLSAALLKDKYDESETMLVLPADHYIGKPERFREIVTYADEFVKQQKKLLTFGIEPTYPATGYGYIEFGKELNKDPLPIYSVKQFKEKPNIQIAEQFINSGNFAWNSGMFLWGIDSILNAIQILMPELFDSLKQIKYIWKTDKKGVGDLYSRLKSVPIDIGIMEKADNAAVVPINIDWNDIGSWEALDEMKLKDKNGNCFEVPVMNIESHNSYVYSDNSQKRIALIDVDDVIIVETKDALLVCRKEKSQDVKKIVEILK; encoded by the coding sequence ATGATAGTAGTTATAATGGCTGGAGGAATCGGTACTCGATTCTGGCCTTTAAGCACGAAAGAAATGCCCAAGCAGTTTTTGAAAATTCTCGGCGAAGGGTCGATGATCCAACAAACAGTGGATCGAATACTGCCGTTAGTAAAACCTGAGAATGTTTATGTTGTCACAAATGAATCACAGATAACGTTGGTTCATGAACATCTGCCCAAACTTCCTGCTGAAAATATAATTGCTGAACCGATGGGAAGAAATACCGCAGCATGTATTGGACTTTCCGCAGCACTTCTCAAAGACAAATATGATGAATCCGAAACTATGCTTGTTCTTCCAGCAGATCATTATATCGGAAAACCTGAACGTTTCAGAGAGATTGTTACGTATGCTGATGAATTTGTTAAACAACAAAAAAAACTACTTACTTTTGGTATAGAACCAACCTATCCTGCAACCGGCTATGGCTACATCGAATTTGGAAAGGAATTAAATAAGGACCCTCTTCCCATTTACTCTGTTAAGCAATTCAAAGAGAAGCCCAATATCCAAATCGCTGAGCAGTTTATAAACTCAGGTAACTTTGCGTGGAATAGCGGTATGTTCTTATGGGGCATCGATTCGATACTCAATGCAATACAGATACTCATGCCTGAACTGTTTGATTCATTGAAGCAAATCAAATATATTTGGAAAACAGATAAGAAGGGAGTAGGTGATCTTTATTCTCGGCTGAAATCAGTACCCATTGATATCGGCATTATGGAGAAAGCTGATAATGCGGCAGTCGTCCCGATCAATATTGATTGGAATGATATCGGGAGCTGGGAAGCACTTGATGAGATGAAATTAAAGGATAAAAACGGTAATTGTTTTGAAGTGCCGGTTATGAACATAGAATCTCATAATTCTTATGTTTATTCGGACAATTCGCAGAAGAGAATTGCCCTCATCGATGTGGATGATGTGATCATCGTTGAGACGAAAGATGCACTGCTTGTTTGCAGGAAAGAAAAGTCTCAAGACGTCAAAAAAATCGTGGAAATTTTAAAATAG
- a CDS encoding outer membrane lipoprotein carrier protein LolA, whose translation MKKNLVLLLIIMMSISLFANQTLLEKFLKKNAEVSTFAANFEQRNYWPDSDIEHFSYGNLYTKKDKIKLDFYYPEPQVMLGTEDDLRFYFPEREQLIIQDWSYWQNFINPELLAKEYIDFCELQSTSVYGNVTIFSFKPTEVMSDFAELVIQFSNQDSLIEVIEYMDNYENEVGFKFENKVVNQVLPDSIFTLDIPDDISVVDQRNQ comes from the coding sequence ATGAAAAAAAATTTAGTCCTGCTTCTAATTATAATGATGAGCATATCACTCTTTGCTAACCAGACTCTGCTTGAAAAATTCCTGAAAAAGAATGCTGAGGTATCGACTTTCGCAGCCAACTTCGAGCAAAGAAATTACTGGCCGGATAGTGATATCGAGCATTTTTCTTATGGAAATTTGTATACAAAAAAAGATAAGATCAAGCTCGATTTTTATTATCCTGAACCGCAAGTGATGCTCGGAACTGAAGATGATCTTCGCTTCTACTTTCCAGAGCGAGAACAACTGATCATACAGGATTGGAGCTACTGGCAAAATTTCATTAATCCGGAATTACTTGCAAAGGAGTATATTGACTTCTGCGAATTGCAATCAACAAGTGTGTATGGCAATGTAACTATTTTTTCATTCAAACCAACAGAGGTTATGAGTGATTTTGCAGAGCTTGTTATCCAATTTTCAAACCAGGATTCCCTTATTGAAGTTATTGAGTATATGGACAATTATGAAAACGAAGTTGGTTTTAAATTTGAGAATAAAGTGGTGAACCAGGTACTCCCGGATAGCATTTTTACGCTGGATATACCCGATGATATTTCTGTTGTTGATCAACGAAATCAATAA
- a CDS encoding aminotransferase class I/II-fold pyridoxal phosphate-dependent enzyme codes for MQAVILAAGRGNRLKPLTDEVPKSLVEVCNTSFLENSLNALIIHKEIKKVIIVVGYKKELIIDGFGDQYKGVQIEYVDNPKWNSTNNIQSLWLATGQIDDDFILMEGDIYFESEILDFIFQNRDKNIAYLSKYHSSMSGTVVEIDEKGKKMMSGAIIEMDKRFNTIKRLIPGSEQDIHFEFSDKYKTVNIYYFTKEFFSVYFKPNLEMYIKTHGVKDYYELVLGTLIYQKTPNIYGHIVDRDTWFEVDTEDDLEMATYHFSRGEDRVDWLYGLYGGHWRYDCKDFCYLFNLYFPPQDFYTKLSHELPILINNYPSAHHKIASLLSQWYFDDGFSKDNLIVGNGASELIKIINKNLINKITIPVPSFNEYENLENEKINYLNLKEEDDFLLDEDEFIDSAIKSKSNFALIINPNNPTSTVTRKEQIIKILKELNHLDGIIIDESFIDFAGDREKYSVQPFINNYPNLIILRSLSKEFGIPGLRLGYLLTANQSIKRKVKKELPIWNINSMAERFLELFPRYQKHYNRSIEKIIEDRDQLISLLKDVPHLKIIDGKANYLFCKLLGEIKSRELKVQLYSKYNILIKDCSNKTALDDSFVRISIRKPDENIELVNALKEIL; via the coding sequence ATGCAAGCAGTTATTCTGGCAGCAGGAAGAGGTAATAGACTTAAGCCTTTAACGGATGAAGTTCCTAAATCACTCGTGGAAGTTTGTAACACTTCATTTCTTGAAAACTCATTAAACGCACTCATCATCCATAAAGAAATAAAAAAGGTCATTATCGTTGTTGGGTATAAAAAAGAACTCATAATCGATGGTTTTGGAGATCAGTATAAGGGTGTTCAAATCGAATATGTGGATAATCCTAAGTGGAACTCGACCAATAATATTCAGTCACTCTGGCTTGCTACCGGTCAAATTGATGATGACTTTATACTCATGGAAGGAGACATATATTTTGAGAGTGAGATACTAGATTTTATTTTCCAGAATAGAGATAAAAATATTGCGTATCTTTCTAAGTATCATTCAAGTATGTCGGGAACAGTTGTTGAAATTGACGAAAAGGGGAAAAAGATGATGTCAGGTGCAATAATTGAGATGGATAAAAGGTTTAATACCATTAAAAGACTCATCCCAGGCAGTGAACAGGACATCCATTTTGAATTTTCAGACAAATATAAAACGGTAAATATTTATTATTTCACAAAGGAATTTTTCTCAGTTTATTTCAAACCAAATCTTGAGATGTATATAAAAACTCATGGCGTGAAAGATTACTACGAACTCGTTCTTGGAACACTGATCTATCAAAAAACCCCGAACATTTATGGGCATATTGTTGACAGAGACACATGGTTTGAGGTGGATACTGAAGATGACCTTGAGATGGCAACCTATCATTTCTCCCGTGGTGAAGATAGGGTTGATTGGCTTTATGGTCTTTATGGAGGACATTGGAGATATGACTGTAAGGATTTCTGCTATCTCTTTAACCTTTACTTCCCACCGCAGGATTTTTACACGAAACTATCCCATGAACTGCCCATACTGATAAATAACTATCCCTCAGCACATCACAAAATTGCAAGTTTACTTTCTCAATGGTATTTTGACGATGGTTTTTCAAAAGACAATTTGATCGTTGGAAATGGGGCATCTGAATTGATTAAGATAATAAATAAAAACCTTATTAATAAGATAACGATCCCTGTACCGAGTTTCAATGAGTATGAAAACCTTGAAAACGAAAAAATCAACTATCTCAATTTAAAAGAGGAAGATGATTTTCTGCTCGATGAAGATGAATTTATCGATTCTGCAATAAAATCTAAAAGTAACTTTGCGTTGATAATCAATCCCAATAATCCAACATCCACCGTTACACGTAAAGAACAGATAATAAAAATATTGAAAGAACTCAATCATCTTGATGGTATTATCATAGATGAATCCTTCATCGATTTTGCTGGTGATAGAGAAAAGTACTCTGTTCAACCTTTTATTAATAATTATCCAAATCTCATAATACTGAGAAGTTTAAGCAAAGAATTCGGGATTCCTGGTCTGCGTCTTGGATATTTACTAACTGCAAATCAATCCATAAAGAGAAAAGTTAAAAAGGAACTTCCAATATGGAATATTAATTCTATGGCAGAGCGATTTCTGGAATTATTCCCAAGATATCAAAAGCACTATAATCGATCCATTGAGAAAATCATAGAGGATCGTGATCAGTTAATTAGTTTGCTCAAGGATGTACCTCATCTTAAGATTATTGATGGAAAGGCAAATTATTTATTCTGCAAACTACTTGGTGAGATCAAAAGTAGAGAATTAAAAGTTCAACTATATTCTAAGTACAACATTCTTATTAAGGACTGTTCAAACAAGACTGCACTTGATGATTCATTTGTAAGAATTTCGATTAGAAAACCAGATGAAAATATCGAGCTCGTGAATGCTTTAAAGGAAATATTATGA
- the ychF gene encoding redox-regulated ATPase YchF, producing the protein MIKIGLVGLSKSGKTTIFNAVTGSEAETSDYYTGATKPNLATVDVVDERVDYLEGIYKPHKKIFATIEYIDFIGIKHDEVKKEIFSSELLGIIRQVNALGLVIKGFDIPGSHAQPEQDIETLETEFLFSDLTICEKKVESLSKQYHKGGKNPDIEKELALFQKCYECLSENKMLKTFEFSGQEEKILRGFQFLTLKPMFIILNVDEENFGKNNNLIEKLAPTYKVVEIAGKFEMELHQLDDDEAREFMEEYNIKESAVNKLTRISYDTLGLISFFTIGSDEVRAWTLKIGETALDAAGEIHTDLARGFIRAERFTFDDFKECGSEKALKASGKFHLEGKEYKVQDGDILCIRHN; encoded by the coding sequence ATGATTAAAATAGGACTTGTGGGTCTATCCAAAAGCGGAAAAACAACGATATTCAATGCAGTAACAGGCAGTGAAGCAGAGACATCGGATTACTACACCGGTGCTACCAAACCCAATCTTGCCACTGTAGATGTGGTAGATGAGCGTGTCGATTACCTCGAAGGGATCTACAAACCTCACAAAAAGATTTTTGCAACAATCGAGTACATTGATTTCATAGGCATCAAGCATGATGAGGTCAAAAAGGAAATATTTTCCAGCGAACTACTCGGTATCATCCGTCAGGTCAACGCCCTCGGTCTCGTGATCAAAGGTTTTGACATACCGGGCTCTCATGCTCAGCCGGAACAGGATATAGAAACCCTTGAAACGGAATTCCTGTTTTCTGATCTGACGATCTGCGAGAAAAAGGTTGAAAGTCTCAGCAAGCAGTATCATAAGGGTGGTAAAAATCCCGATATTGAGAAGGAACTTGCTCTTTTTCAAAAATGCTATGAGTGCCTGAGTGAAAACAAAATGTTGAAAACCTTTGAGTTCTCCGGTCAGGAAGAGAAAATTCTGCGCGGTTTCCAATTCCTCACTCTCAAACCGATGTTCATCATTCTTAATGTGGATGAAGAAAATTTCGGGAAAAACAATAACCTTATCGAGAAACTTGCACCCACATATAAAGTGGTCGAAATAGCTGGTAAGTTCGAGATGGAATTGCATCAATTGGATGATGACGAAGCCCGTGAGTTTATGGAAGAGTATAATATCAAAGAATCAGCAGTAAATAAATTGACTCGAATCTCTTATGACACTCTTGGCTTGATAAGCTTCTTTACTATCGGCAGTGATGAAGTCCGTGCCTGGACACTGAAAATTGGAGAAACAGCTCTCGATGCAGCAGGAGAGATCCACACCGATCTTGCTCGCGGTTTTATTCGTGCAGAACGGTTTACCTTTGATGATTTCAAAGAGTGCGGTTCGGAAAAAGCATTGAAAGCATCGGGAAAATTCCATCTTGAAGGAAAAGAATACAAAGTTCAAGATGGGGATATTCTCTGCATACGGCATAACTAA
- a CDS encoding DUF87 domain-containing protein, which yields MKNKDKEKKPKSKIILGFILIALGALLFFSLLSFTYDDIVSLKQAELTFKKIVTLDFPYTRNMIGPFGAGLAWVFQIIFSEPFSFFLSVFLFITGILYIFGSKIENLTRKLVFIFLFFVWLTLFYLSVGGAFPICRGVVFTLIINKIFYPIFNSVGSAIILGLALFGTIIFIFEAKNILNFLKSLFTPSEKQKRVKVKTKPEAKRKPEISYKKPEAEPELPTKKHKKDRAKKEKKKPEPIVTKPQKAEDKDDSSYPLPNYHKMLQDSPSMTKQALEEKRKEVEEKSHLLQSKLKEFDIEGEVVNVNIGPVITQYELRPAPGTKISKYTSLADDLALALKAKSIRIVAPIPGKDTIGFEIPNNKSEFIYLKEVLDSDEMKNNPSPTLIALGKDITGKPVVTDLKDLRHLLIAGETGSGKSVCLNTILNSFLYRAHPDQVRLILFDPKKIELSLYKNVPHLIKEVITDFEDVVYLLNWAVNEMEHRYDSLAKYHVRDLASYNEMCIQKKNEYDQIKDKKDELPDLEELPQTMPYLVIVVDELADLMQKMAKDIERPIQRLAGMARAVGIYLIFATQRPSVNVINGVIKANFPSRISFHVSSKTDSRTILDINGAEKLLGRGDMLFSPLGRKPPIRVHGSYVGTEEAKKLVDYLSQYPQPEIDIKLPTDIDNDGEFAYDDDLFPQAIRYAVEKKYASISMMQRKFRIGYARAGRLIDQMQRAGFVQDAEGSKPRKVLIGMDDLERLGY from the coding sequence ATGAAAAACAAAGATAAAGAAAAGAAACCAAAATCGAAAATTATCCTCGGATTCATCCTCATTGCTCTTGGAGCGCTGCTCTTTTTCTCCCTTCTCTCATTTACCTACGATGACATCGTTAGTCTTAAGCAGGCGGAATTAACGTTCAAAAAGATCGTTACGCTCGATTTTCCCTATACCAGGAACATGATTGGACCGTTTGGTGCAGGACTTGCCTGGGTTTTCCAGATAATATTCAGTGAACCATTCAGCTTTTTCCTATCTGTTTTCCTTTTTATTACGGGAATTCTCTATATATTCGGCTCAAAAATTGAAAATCTGACGCGCAAACTTGTCTTCATCTTTCTCTTTTTTGTGTGGTTAACCTTATTCTATCTTTCTGTCGGAGGTGCTTTTCCCATTTGTAGAGGAGTAGTCTTTACGTTGATAATCAACAAAATATTTTACCCAATCTTTAACAGTGTCGGTTCAGCAATTATTCTTGGTTTGGCACTATTTGGTACGATCATATTTATCTTTGAAGCGAAGAACATATTGAATTTCCTCAAATCACTTTTCACTCCTTCAGAAAAACAAAAACGAGTAAAAGTCAAGACAAAACCAGAAGCAAAGAGAAAACCTGAAATATCTTATAAAAAGCCAGAAGCAGAACCGGAGTTGCCGACAAAGAAACATAAAAAAGACAGAGCAAAAAAAGAAAAGAAGAAACCGGAGCCTATTGTTACCAAACCTCAAAAAGCTGAAGATAAAGATGACAGCTCTTATCCGCTGCCAAATTATCATAAGATGCTTCAGGATTCCCCTTCAATGACCAAGCAGGCATTGGAAGAAAAAAGAAAAGAGGTCGAGGAGAAAAGCCATCTCCTGCAATCAAAACTTAAAGAATTTGATATCGAGGGTGAAGTGGTAAATGTTAACATCGGACCTGTCATTACTCAGTACGAACTGCGACCTGCACCTGGCACAAAGATCAGCAAATATACATCATTAGCAGATGATCTTGCACTCGCTTTAAAAGCAAAAAGTATTCGTATCGTTGCTCCAATTCCTGGCAAGGATACCATAGGTTTTGAGATACCGAACAATAAATCAGAATTCATCTACTTAAAAGAAGTGCTCGATTCCGATGAGATGAAGAACAATCCATCTCCAACGCTGATTGCACTTGGAAAAGATATCACGGGCAAACCTGTCGTTACTGACCTGAAAGACCTCAGGCATCTGCTTATCGCAGGTGAAACAGGTTCGGGAAAGAGCGTTTGTTTAAATACGATTTTGAACTCCTTCCTTTACCGGGCTCATCCCGACCAGGTTCGCTTAATTCTCTTCGATCCTAAAAAAATCGAGCTTTCATTATATAAAAACGTTCCTCATCTTATAAAAGAAGTTATCACAGATTTTGAGGATGTTGTATATCTTCTCAACTGGGCAGTGAATGAGATGGAGCATCGCTATGATTCATTGGCAAAATACCATGTCCGTGATCTTGCAAGCTATAATGAGATGTGCATTCAGAAGAAAAATGAATACGACCAGATCAAAGATAAAAAGGATGAACTTCCTGATCTTGAAGAACTACCTCAGACCATGCCCTATCTTGTGATCGTTGTAGACGAATTGGCAGATCTCATGCAGAAGATGGCTAAGGATATCGAACGCCCCATCCAGCGTCTCGCTGGAATGGCAAGAGCAGTTGGCATCTATCTTATTTTTGCTACGCAGAGACCTTCTGTAAATGTCATCAATGGCGTAATCAAAGCAAACTTTCCATCAAGAATTTCATTCCATGTTTCTTCGAAAACAGACTCCCGAACGATCCTTGACATCAATGGTGCAGAGAAACTCCTTGGACGGGGTGATATGCTTTTCTCTCCCCTTGGAAGAAAACCCCCGATTCGAGTTCACGGTTCATACGTTGGAACAGAAGAAGCGAAAAAACTCGTTGATTATCTTTCTCAATACCCGCAGCCGGAAATCGACATCAAGCTGCCTACTGATATTGATAACGACGGAGAATTTGCGTATGATGACGACCTGTTTCCGCAAGCAATTCGGTATGCTGTAGAGAAGAAATATGCATCCATCTCGATGATGCAACGAAAGTTCAGGATCGGTTATGCGCGTGCAGGGCGACTGATAGATCAGATGCAGCGTGCCGGTTTTGTGCAGGATGCTGAAGGAAGTAAACCCAGAAAAGTACTCATAGGTATGGACGATCTGGAAAGATTAGGATATTAA